In Fibrobacter sp. UWB2, one DNA window encodes the following:
- a CDS encoding NAD(P)H-dependent oxidoreductase subunit E: MREHITGAVQFVSNNHLKFDRPAQPIDALPDPGQKFGYVNKPVPQPPTAEVLAKLNTPEIKERCADLLSRYPVGQAALLEVLWLVQGVFGWVPREGIRWAANVCGCAPAHALGVATFYTMYNHAPKGKFLLQFCRNISCTIKGAPSLIAYVEHALNIKTGETTPDGLFTILQVECLGSCGNGPMMLVNDDFATDADGDVLTMKPGTKLTTDSIDRILKWCYAHEDNIPKHDVLGGTVKGHCGHPGAPGAIAKPQVADYAPPSPVLNVKSEADETGATLTWKGAPEFTKIVVEKKNGNDWVAVGEPGVKDKAFVDPNGKVGDEYRMIATSGERVAKPSAVAVTKQKPAPEQKAV, translated from the coding sequence ATGAGAGAACATATTACTGGCGCTGTCCAATTTGTCTCGAACAATCATTTGAAGTTCGACCGTCCGGCGCAGCCGATTGATGCTTTGCCGGATCCGGGCCAGAAGTTTGGCTATGTGAACAAGCCTGTGCCGCAGCCGCCTACGGCTGAAGTGCTCGCCAAGCTCAATACGCCTGAAATCAAGGAACGCTGCGCTGATTTGCTCAGCCGCTATCCGGTCGGTCAGGCAGCACTTCTCGAAGTGCTCTGGCTTGTGCAGGGCGTGTTTGGCTGGGTTCCGCGCGAAGGAATCCGCTGGGCTGCTAACGTTTGCGGTTGCGCTCCGGCTCATGCTCTTGGCGTTGCTACGTTCTACACAATGTACAACCACGCTCCGAAGGGCAAGTTCCTCTTGCAGTTCTGCCGTAACATCAGCTGCACCATCAAGGGCGCTCCGAGTTTAATCGCTTATGTGGAACATGCTTTGAACATCAAGACGGGCGAAACGACTCCGGATGGTCTCTTTACGATCCTCCAGGTGGAATGCCTCGGTTCTTGCGGCAACGGCCCGATGATGCTCGTGAACGACGACTTCGCTACAGACGCTGATGGCGACGTGCTCACGATGAAGCCGGGTACAAAGCTTACGACCGACAGCATCGACCGCATCCTCAAGTGGTGCTATGCTCATGAAGACAACATCCCGAAGCACGATGTGCTCGGCGGTACGGTGAAGGGCCATTGCGGTCATCCGGGCGCTCCGGGTGCTATTGCAAAGCCGCAGGTAGCTGACTATGCTCCGCCTTCTCCGGTTTTGAATGTCAAGTCTGAAGCTGACGAAACGGGCGCTACCCTCACTTGGAAGGGCGCTCCGGAATTCACGAAGATTGTCGTCGAAAAGAAGAACGGCAATGACTGGGTTGCCGTGGGCGAGCCGGGTGTGAAGGACAAGGCTTTTGTGGACCCGAACGGAAAGGTCGGCGACGAATACCGTATGATTGCGACCTCCGGTGAACGTGTTGCTAAACCCTCGGCTGTTGCTGTGACTAAGCAGAAGCCCGCACCGGAACAAAAGGCGGTTTAA